The Melitaea cinxia chromosome 16, ilMelCinx1.1, whole genome shotgun sequence genome contains the following window.
AAACGAATTATGAAACAAAACTATATACTCCTAGATAGTccattaaatatgaattataaactgtttttattcaaaacaaGTCAAactaaatatatcttaatagCACCTATATATCTATTAAGTTTAGGAATCCAAAAGAAAAAgtgcaaatattattaaacgaatgtcatgatatttaatttcatgttttttttagcattttattattataaaacgaaaaatgtATTCCTTTATGAGTATTATTAACAATTAGTTATTATCTTTGTCGCCTAGatgcaaatatatttaaatactttccCCTTGTCATCTCTTTGGCCTCTTCTAATCCTAATTGATAAGCGAGATCATGAAGTTTCTTTACTTCCATAATGAGACTACTTGTTGTTAACATCTCAAGTTctgaaacataaatatattaatatatttatatatatatgccatatatgttattcacccccttaatccccccgcCTGATAAACAATATTGATTAATTGTTAAGGTCTCccagaataattttaaaataaaacagctctatgagaaaaaaaaatagaaaccaTTTTGTTTGCAACAAATATGATTCTTTAGAATCAATAGTATACAATTAAAAACCTTTAGTTACTtattaaaacaacataattCGAAGAAAAggtgtgaaaatttaaaaattcgtaCATCATAAAAACCTTAAACCAATTAAATATCTTATGAATGACGCTAGTTTTGGAAGTAATAACCTATTGCAAGTCTTGCAAAAAGAATAACAATCGACGTAAATGTAAGTACTCACGTTGCATATAATTATAGTCTTCTTTGGTCAAACCTTTATTCCACGACGGTGGCGACTGGTCAGGGTTTTGCAACGGTGCAAACTCTGACACACCGGGGACTGCGAAAGAATCATTTGAGCACCGTGAACCATCATCGTTACAAAAATTACTGTTTCCATCACCcatttcaaattaaatgtttaaaaacagTCGTTATAACCGAAATGCCAAATTATGTATGAACGTAATGGACGTCGGAATGACAACATTAGAAAAGTAACGTAATCGCGGcacttttgaaaattattacattcataataaaataacatcaaaTGACTTCAAGACTGAAAAGACACACAATCTTACTTTGCTCCGGCCATAGCTCGGGTGAAGCTCGGTCCAGTTTTTCTAAGCTCAGTAAGCTTTCTTCTAGGGACGTCAGAGGAATATCATCTGATGTAGTTTGGGCTGAAAGAATGGTATAGTATCTTATGTTAATAAACTATAGACAGTTATTAAACAATAGTAGTGGATAacataaaatctataaaaaatttaatacttaatgtgatattacaaaagtaaatatataaataaatatcagtaaTTTTACCTTCTCTTATTATGGAATTTTGTTTCGCGGCCATTTTCTTGAATTTGACAACAAAATAAGCACAAACAAAGCTTATAGTCTTTGCGCATTTATCATAGATAAACTGCGTTCAATTTTGTGACGTTACTTCAGATTTTAATAGCATTATTCTTTAGTTATTTTCCATTTCCAgtgtattttctttattaccttctaaattacaaaatttactgatatttattatgtaatattattagtgATTAAGTGTTCTACACTACTCTTTTCGTCACAAACACAATTAaacaaaagattaaaatattaaatcgtatttcaatagtaataattatatatatttataaataaaagctaATTTTATTCACGATATTTACTTataacaacatatttttaatttttttacaccgTTTGTGTATATGGTGCtactacataaaaatatgtttttttaattgtatttaatatctGTATTTGATCACCATTATACGTCAATGTGTTCATCCTCTCTTTCTTTCGCTCGGATACAGGACCAAGCAAGGTGAGTGTCGTAGATTCACCGCGTGGTTTTTAGTGTAAAATTAAAAGTGCATATTTGATTAAGGaataaaaagtgtaaaattGTTGTATaaggtaaatataaataattacttaaataactCTCCAGGAACTCATGCTTTCAATCGTCTTTGAACTGATGACATGTTGAACCTAGAAGCTACAATACAAGCGTATTTCACATATTTAAGCTCTTTAAATTTTGAGAAGAGAATAATGTCACAAATACAACATTGTGTATCTCTAACTAACATAAAATATCAGTTCTTGAGAATTATGCTACATTTGGATTGTATTTTACcgtactaattttgatacaacaTAACCTCTCGTCATCTTTCATGCCTTATTGTGAATTgcgaaatattaaaaagatatgATGCCGATGTTAAACAAATGATCACATCATCTTCATGGAGTTACTGatgatttaaaaacatttaaattttctattttcaattgAACAATTTGGAAAATGACAACATTTTCAGTatgtactaaaattaataataaagctaaaatcaatctgatgtgcttgttaattaaattgaaaatatcaaCATTGTTGACAATAATTTAGGTTAGGATTTAAAATCAGTTTAATTACTGTTGTGCATATAATATCATGCATACataatgtctttatttaattattgcaaTTAAAAGCACCCCACATATGTATAtgtcttataaatataattatgtgggATGCTTTTAATTGCAATATAAAgaagtttgaaataaaatagtttaaaacaaaaacaaaaaaaaaaaaaaaccttaatgaACAATTGTCATTTAGaccatttttatttgttgtttccAGATGCGCTCCGTCACATTGAAGGATTGTGAACAAGACAAGGTGGTTAAGCACCTAGCTGCCCATTTAAAGAagtaagtttataataaaatactatataagTATCATTTATTAGCCTAAAAACGATAATAATGACTGACTCATCATTGAACTATTGTTATCTTTCTAAAAATCTCatcacattattataaaattttaaacaaaatatcaaaattgccATATTATATCttagttataattttgtatttattgtaattagaaGTTATGTCTTTTAACACGTTGAATGCTATGGGGGCCACCAGTTGGGCTTCACTTGTTTAGTTCATGGAGCCAGTTTAAAAGtccatatttacaaaatttttatgataagtttttattgcatTACCATACCAATTCTTAAagatcttacttatttttctttacaatatatgacatatttttctaagtcATATTTTTCAAGCTGACTGGCTCACGTTCATGTGGTGTCCCCCGCGGTACAAACGGAAAAATTGTGTGCTTACTACATGGTGTTCCCCATGGCCCAAACAGAACAACTAAAAAATCAAGCCGGTGTTTAACGTGTTAATAATTCAAgatcataacattttatattaaattttttcagGATGGGCAAGATCAAGGTACCAGAACATATGGACCTTGTAAAAACTGCCCGTTTCAAGGAATTGGCACCTTATGATCCTGACTGGTTTTATGTACGCTGTGCTGCCATCCTCCGTCACATCTACATCCGCTCCCCGGTTGGTGTAAAGACTGTTACAAAGATCTTCGGTGGTCGCAAACGCAATGGTGTCACTCCTTCACACTTCTGcaggtatattttatattaaacagtTGCGTGTGCTATGTGCCACCCACCTAAACATGAGCGGTTCGTGGATTTGATTCCTGTTTagaatggatatttatattcatataaatacttCCTATCATATTGGATGTCTGTACTAGGGGGTttccccacagtgcctcggagagtgtTAAACTGATGGTCCCTGTTATCAAATACAcctcattactcatagtagaaaatatatctgccaacctgcagtggagtaccatagtggattaagttctgacacttctcctacgtggggaaagtggcctatgTTCTGCAGTTTAatgctacaggctgaattgttatttgttaagttTCCTAACTCATCTCCCTGTTTCTTAtaccacttatgtagggtcggcacaacatgttttacaaactataatttaatatttcttttgcaataaaattgttatgataataataaaataatattctttattgtacactattaaaagatacaaacaaaagtagtacaattagatgAAGATGTGCAAAGGTGGtattatcgctaaaagagcgatttctttcagacaacaTTTGGGTATAGGACGGCATACAAAAGCGACAGGAAGTGtacacataatttatataacataaattagattaaattacaatagaatatagaattatacatatatatatatatatatatatatatatatatatatatatatatacacactcaaatatacacatatataaatacatacaattcaTACACATTATAATTAGCCCTTTGCAATTGTTACTGGtactttttcatttctttttttgaacattttgtCAATATTGATTTCAGGTCATCAGGCAGCATTGCCCGTAAAGCTCTCCAGGCTCTTGAGGCTTTGAAACTTGTTGAGAAAATTCCAGATGGTGGCAGAATCGTCACTGTTCAAGGAAGACGTGATTTGGACAGAATTGGTGCACAAGTCCGTCTAAAGGCTAAACAGGCGGCCAAACAGAGTGTTATTGttctgtaattttaaatttaataaaatactttaaaataagcTAATAGTTTCTATCATTTGAAATCCAAAACTTACTATCAACTTCAAGTAAAATCATGATTTTCTTTTTGTCTTATGTGTAGTGAAATCAGTTTGACATTATAGCTTTTACAGAAGACagaatatgtaattaaaagGGTAAGGGGAAAGAAAGATCATAGTCACATTTTTCGGAAATCAAGTTAATGATGCCATCTTGTTTAAAATCTGGAACTCTATAGTCTAGTGAAAACAGAAACTACAAATAAGAAGCGTAGTCCATAGAAAATTGTATTGAAAGTAACGGCAAACCagttaaccttttgaccgccgtagtcacctatacttgacaagggctcgcgagtcctatgcgccagcgacgtctataggtgacaaaaaacccggaccacaaaaatattaaataaaattattaaaaaaatatatctagtattttaattgaacatttatgaaaatagaatatccccgcaacatttaagtataaaaaacaagtattttagagctacacgtactgagaaacattgaaataaaaacatgcattcttattccacgtaaatgatatgtccagaacgccgaagtcgtctatagttgaccgctagggatgtgacgcaagaggtataaataaataaatatttacaacatacacacacggtcatctgttcctaaagtaagcaacttaatgcttgtgttataggtaacagctgactggtatagctatatattttttttgataagcatacatataaataatagacatataaataaatatatattatatccagactcggggtgggaatcaaacccataacctccggagcagaaagcacctgctgacctgtagtcactacaaactgcgccaacgggctagtcaaaatggtatagatgatttatatattctttattacactttaaaaaaatcataattacaagtcatttttgcaattagctattcaaaattcaactcaaacgtgttatattttctataaataatttgatatttgaatgaaacaaaatttaaaaaacataaaactatcatcagctaacacataaatagcaaatgaataaaaaatcaaatcaactaaaatcaatcaaatcgccataataaatctgatatctcaaatttgtctcaaatctggcgcatctctagcgcgtagtcattaatccgttctctatacgccgttgtcaagtatagacgacacgctgatgacgtcataagcgaatagcgagaaaactagtgaagtgcaagacgagcgataccttagaacatcgtcgcattttggaaggcgtcgatgattttaataatatacaattacttACCAAtaaaagtgctgtgtggctacggcactaaagaatttagccaccccctctcttcccgtgggtgtcgtaagaggcgactaagggataacaaggttccacatccaccttggaacttaagaagccgaccgatggcgggataaccatccaactgctggctttgaaatacacgggccgaagacgggcagcagcgtctttggcgcgacaaagccagtactgcggtcaccaacccgcctgcccagcgtggtgactatgggcaaaacacatgagttcacgttatttttggcgtaaacttgtggaggcctctgtccagcagtggactgtataggctgtaatgatgatgatgataccaataaaaaattttttttttttttcatttttttatctaaggttaagagcgaaattacgattttctttctcattctcaaaatcatctggcagcatcaatatcatctctaacccccactctcataaaagctttttttctaagacccatgtcatgtcgtgtgtcgtgaaatatttgatttgaaatattgctacttactcagtactgttttagtactatttgctacctaagcaaaaaaatatttaacgcatgtaaatatttcttttaaactaaggctggcatcgaccgcaccgattatattaatttgcttcatcggatcaactactgagttggggaacaatggaacacggggcactatagaacagtgtcgataaaaatttgaattctaaactAATTCGTGTGTTAACGCTTCGACCAATTACAGCGCGTCCTGCGTCAAACGAGGACGTAGTGAAATATGGCGGTGTGACAACGATGGAACtgtgaatagaaaaatattccatttttaaccgacttccaaaaaaggagaaggttctcaattcgactgtattttttttatgtatgttacttcagaacttttgactgggtggaccgatttcgacaattttttttaatcgaaaggtggtgtctgtcatttggttccatttaaatttatttgagatctaaaaagtacttttcgagttatatctaataatgcgtttttacttgacgcttttttcgtcgacctacgttgtattataccgcataactttctactggatgtaccgattttgataattctttttttattggaaagaagatatccctagtttggtaccaaccaggaaaccaggatctgatgatgggatcccagagaaatcgagggactcttgaaaatccgtaataactttttactgggtgtaccgattttgataatttttaattttatcgaaagctgatgtttatcatgtgatcacataaaaaatttcattgagatctgatatctactttttgagtaatctttgataacgcgtagttactttcgtcgatctacgttgtattactcgtcgatgtaattgaagtcggttttttttcgtttgcgagcaaacacaattattcttgtccaaaagttgagatttcttttcaaagtactttctttttagtaaaaaaatttaaagaataggtaaatgattttttttttcattaattttaatcattttgtcTATTTGAGACAATTGCgtggaaagttcaaaaaataacctaactttttataaaactcgtttatattataaaacggggcacagtggaatactgttctaatgaaccttagataataaactattatctaataagataataattgtgtttgcaggtaaacgaaaaaaactaacttcaattatattgacaagtaatacaacgaaggtagacgaaaaaatagtcaagtaaatacgcattatcaaagatcaatcaaaaagttgtaatcgggtttggatgaaatttaaatttgactacatgataaacatcgactttcgattaaattacaaatcatcaaaatcggtgcacccagtaatagttatgcagattttcaaaatctcattataaaatcctggtttccttagcatggtactataccggggttatctcctttccaacaaaaaaagaattatcaaaatcgtttcataaacgacaaagttatccccgaacataaataaaaaaatataaaatatatatcgaatcggtcgaattgagttacctcctccttttttgaagtcggttaaaaaattacaaatttgaattcggttaatttttttctaaatttcttttcatgtatatatcgattcgattcgaaatcgatatatagcctgcggcttccttgcgtgcgacacagCACGTCTCTAATAAGAGTTTCATAACCataggtcagctgcgccgtagtcgtccagtcgtgacaatgacgtcatggcgatagaaaagagtgttgtgctttactacgattatttttgtaatgtttttttatttatttatgttgttgtaagtatatataacgagtgcaagataacacaagaaaaatattaaaaaaaaaaccttcctagagtatataagtagtcatttattgcataaaaaccagcaaaaacaagtcactgtgtggtactcgataacgactcttggcagcactatttttttcgtaggtatttttgtttattttatgccttggcgtacagggcacgggaatggttttgaggcgtggcggtcaaaaggttaaaaaaGATCATTGTCCATACTAAACTTTAAAGGAGATCATTGATATGGACAACGATCTTTTTTCTTTGACATCTGTCAGAATAAATGAATGATACGTCACATTTCGCGGTTATTTCTGTTCTGTTGAGTCAATATTAATTAGTCTTGGGCTTAATCGGACGTTGTCAGGTCCGCACTCTATTCGTACAATTCGAAAAATGTACTAGTACATCTTATTAGTACTTATAGTAACTGGCTACAAAACACTGTACAGgtcgaaatacttttttttcattattttatatttttttttgtcttctagCACCAAAGATACGATTGTGAAATGACAAACCTCATTATACACATTATTTGATTtccataaatataaagtaaacaaattccttttatgtaaaagtgtatttaaaagattttttaaatcactaaaATTCTCAATTCTTACGTACCTACgctaaacaaaaactataataaaaaaattacttttacgtaaaaggaattagtttatgtatgtttataaaactttgattaaaaaGGGGACATTAAAACGCGAAATGAATAGAATGCGCTACGCGATGTAACTCGTACTTTCTTAACAAATTCAACATTATTCGTTCGTTCGTACAATTCTGCTGTATATCTCTGTTTCATTTCAGAGCTAACGAACGCCGTACGAATAACATCATCTCGGACAGTCGGACAGCCTTTTAGTCTATGCTCCATGGTACATGTGCTACCCAAGACTAATATAAATCTGACAGTAACTTTTTCTGTAGTCTATTGTTTGACAGTTGAAACTTGAAAATTTGTTGTCATTATTCAATTGTCATCTCATTGTGTTTTTTTAGTTCGGTTACAGCCTTACATCGGCCAAGCGCAGTTTTATTCGAATTATCCTTGAGGTCGGATGAGTTTTGATTTGCAGTGATGACAAAATGTTAGCGGCTTTAGGATTTAAAATCAGTTTGATTACTGTTGTGAATATAATATCGTGCGTACTAAGTGTGCAACAACATGATTACCCGGTTAATCTGTACGTGGCTGAGCCACAACACAATAATCAAAAATACATGATAATAAATAGGAATATTGAAGAAAATACTGAAGATGTTTTGGAAAGGAAAAAACGAGATGCCACGACTGTACCGCCGCATCCTTTGGAAAcgcataaaaatattagtacatGGGTAATGTTCATTTCCTTATTAATTCAATGTCCCctttgttttgatttttctaATCGTTCGCCGCCCGTATGATATGACAAACGTATGTGTTGTTGTTTTTCATGTAGATACGACGACTAGGTGTACCGACTACCGTGCAACATATTTGCATTACATACTTTCTTCTATATTTATCGCGTCATATCTACGACGTATCGTCGTACTGAGGGTGACGGATATTTACATTGAAGGGCATTTCGAGAGAATTATTTTAAGAATCATTACTTGCACAAATATTTCTAGTAAGAACTAAACAGTAGCtctaataaatctttaaatgtTCTTGGAAATTTTTGTATCCTTTTGATTACTATCTATTGTTTACGTAAATATCTTGATggatatcaaaaaatattctgcttaaatttgaatgtttttatgAATCTTATTCTTAGCGTAGATATGTACAGTTTTTGTTgatagaacaaaatattttaatcaattttttagACAAAGAAAACACATTTTTGGTTTATCAGGcttattatatttgattgatTGTGTAAATCTTAGTCACGcactacaataataataagctcCTCAATGATGATAAAGGTTATATCTATGATAAAGATTATAGGTACtttttttgcataaaattttgttttttatatataataattgccTTCCCTATATGTGCAaagatttttaatacttaaaattttttgatgttcttattttattgagcagaactgtaatattttatatttcaataagaGTATTGCACTTTATTTgtgaatcaaataaataaaaaattcaagtgGTCAGAGTCAAGCCATAGCAAATTCAATTTCTTCTGTAAATCAATAttcaaaattctttatttgaaaaaaaaaaaattattactaaattgtGTTTATTAAAACAAGAAATTAATATGACGAAAACCtataattttaagatttataagtttttttctaaagattaagattttatatattttttttttaaaattatgctgtgatattttgtaaccattaaaatttatgatatcaTATCTTCAAGAAGTGTGATGTTTTTTAAAGAGGAAAGTtctgattttttgtttgtttgtaatggcTAAAGGACAAAAACGAAtggaccaattttaaaaattctttaagcaATATAATGCTGCattatcactgagtgacataggctatattttaactagAGAAAAAAGAGCAGGAGAAATTCTgtaatcaagaaaaaaaatgtaagatataaatatgaatgattttaatttacataactGTTTTAATGACTAGACAACCCATCTCAACGATGGTCACCAGCAACTAATGGTCCACTGGGTCGGAGAAGGTTCAGATGTTATCATCTGCCTGGCAAGAGACTCCAGCTCTAGAAACAAAGGAATTGCTTCATCGTCAGCTCTTTACATATCCTATGATTATGGAAAGAACTTCACCAATAAGACAGAGAGCTTTCGACTTGGAGATGAAGCTGATAGTGGATATGCTCAGTTGGACAAGTTCTTTAATCATCCTAAATATCCCGAATTcgtaagtataattttttttgtatttatctgAATGAGATATCTGAATCACGAATATTGTAGTAATGTATATGTATCATatgaaattagaaataatttaaatgttacagagtttaatttatttacaaaaacaacaaTCAAAGTACAGCACAGAAATAGtagttttgtatgttttttttaaaggttttaagCACATGCTTATGCATGATGTGTCATTTTAttgaaaacttattttgtctagaCATACACTACAATACTTGATACTAAATATCTGCAAAAAACGCCGAAAACTAGACTAGTAGGTATGTATAGGTAATACACATTCTGTGAAAATTTCAAATGTgtaccaatttatttatttaaatatttatttatttatttatttatatattacttcttgcatacatataatcaaacacttttacctagtaaaaaaaaggaaaaaacaaacagtacagaaataaaattaaacaaaaagtagttacaatggTAGCATGCAAAGGCAGTCTTATATGTACATACAGAGGAGTCTCGTTAGTAGTATAAAACCCAAATTAATAgcctttctatttttttaataatctgtcttgtttttaaaattaatgcaaTCAAACAAATAATGCCTCGAGTTTCAAAATACTGCAATCAAgagagttattaaataaataacataaaaaaatcgaaCATTCGCGCGAATTAAGATAGCAAGCTAAGTGCTTTTATTAAtagaacaaaaacaaaacacgcATTGTTTTAGgtacttacaatatttttaaaatctatgctgctgtaaaaataaaattggcaaACATTAATGCCTTATGAAAATGACTTTAACAAGGGCATCAATTTATGTATTCTTTGTGAAAAACGTCGAATGCAATGTAACTTGATCTTAATGTGTATCTCAATGACAGATTGGCGGTAGAATAGGCGATGTTGGTAGTGCAAGAGTCATTGAACTAAGCTACGCAATAAGTACCTACCGTTTGTGTCAAATTACCGCGTGCGGTCGTACTCGACGTTATGAGATGAAAATTTGAAacattatgatatatttatttatatttgaccaGTTTTATTGCGACTTCGCACGCGTAGAATTAATTTACTTCTAGCATAGATTGATAAATTCACTATAGAAGTTTATatagtactagctgacctggcgaacttcgtatcgcctaacacaaactttatcgtatggtattaaagttcaaattgacttttaagtattatcacaaatcttttgtatgggagtatagaaacgtgttgtttttagactttttcaggaaatttaaaaattttttttttgaatttttctctctgtaagaatccatcctcgtacttcaaggaatattttaaaaaaaaaattagcgaaatcggtccaaccgttctcgagttttgcgcttagcaacacattcagcgactcatttttatattatagattaactCTCCtttagatgtaagaaaattttaagttataatttgaAATCTCAAAATTTGCACAGTAAATTTTATCTGATGCCGGTACGAATGTACAGATAAATAGACAACCAAAAATTGAATTGTTTTGTCTTCTATTACTCATAATACGTCTTTTCTAAATAAACATATGTCACATGCAGACATTGGCcacttacaattttaatataaagatatttccAATATCTATAacgaaaaaaatctataaacctttattaatttaagaaatatccTTTGTATTGTGTTCCTTGTTATTAAGTTTATCTATGTTGCTCTTTTTAATAGAAcgttatttatatcaaaagaaAGTGTCAGAAGGCAGTCATAACATCTGATGGattactgtttatattttcatattttttaaccgacttccaaaaaaaggaggaggttctcaattcgactgtatttttttttttttttttttttatgttacatcagaacttttgaccgggtagaccgatttcgacaaattttattttaatcgaaaggtggtgtgtgccaattggtcccatttaaatttatttgagatctaacaactacttttcgtcgacctacgttgtattataccgtataactttctactggatgtaccgattttgataattctttttttgttggaaaggggatatccctagtttggtaccatgataaggaaaccaagatctgatgatgggatcccagagaaatcgagggaaactctcgaaaatccgcaataactttttactgggtgtgccgattttgataatttttaatttaatcgaaagctgatgtttgtcacgtaaattttatcgagatctgatgactactttttgagtaaactttgataacgcgtagttgcttgactattttttcttcgatctacgttgtattacttgtcgatgtaattgaagtcggtttttttttcgtttgcgagcaaacacaattatttttaccatTCTTGTTCTATTTTGATAAGAAATAGACA
Protein-coding sequences here:
- the LOC123661022 gene encoding protein lin-52 homolog — protein: MAAKQNSIIREAQTTSDDIPLTSLEESLLSLEKLDRASPELWPEQIPGVSEFAPLQNPDQSPPSWNKGLTKEDYNYMQQLEMLTTSSLIMEVKKLHDLAYQLGLEEAKEMTRGKYLNIFASRRQR
- the LOC123660880 gene encoding 40S ribosomal protein S19a codes for the protein MRSVTLKDCEQDKVVKHLAAHLKKMGKIKVPEHMDLVKTARFKELAPYDPDWFYVRCAAILRHIYIRSPVGVKTVTKIFGGRKRNGVTPSHFCRSSGSIARKALQALEALKLVEKIPDGGRIVTVQGRRDLDRIGAQVRLKAKQAAKQSVIVL